The Anastrepha obliqua isolate idAnaObli1 chromosome 5, idAnaObli1_1.0, whole genome shotgun sequence DNA window ATATCAAAAATTGTGCCGAGGGttacgacatttggttttgaGATTTCTAACAGCAATATATCTTTATCCGACGTTTCAGCGATGCGTTGAATTCCTTTAAGATCTATTGTTGTAATGTTAGTTTCAGGTGTAGGTCGGACAAATATAATGAAGCTTGCGTGGTTAAAGCGCGGACCTTTTTTATAAATCACTGCAATGAAACTAATAAATTGACGGTAGAAACGGTTATCGAAAACTTACAGAAATTGCCACCAAATTTTATTCCACTTTTTATTACCCATCCCTTAGCTTTTAGATACAGGTAGGCAGCGAGGCATTCCAAGAAATTCGGATTGATTTCCTTTGCTAAAGTAACGAACTGTCGCCACTGAACTTCCCTGCCTTTCCAatcatgaataaataaaactctAACGTAATACGATAAAAAACACGACTCTTCCAATTCCAGTGTGAGGCATTCGTTACCG harbors:
- the LOC129248593 gene encoding tRNA-splicing endonuclease subunit Sen2 yields the protein MLFTPIIKRKKDINKKNGQPFPDGCVVKGMFTGISVEVYSSTGIKLLYENGYYGKGSKSKGAPNVVSKDNIDGNECLTLELEESCFLSYYVRVLFIHDWKGREVQWRQFVTLAKEINPNFLECLAAYLYLKAKGWVIKSGIKFGGNFLIYKKGPRFNHASFIIFVRPTPETNITTIDLKGIQRIAETSDKDILLLEISKPNVVTLGTIFDIRQFRVSETIIRRFNSTSYVQSYKLK